GGCGCGAGGTGGTGCCGGCGGGCCCGATTCGGACAGCTCGCCGTGCCGGCGGGCCACCAGCGCCCACTGCAGCCCGACGGCCTCGTCGAAGGTCAACCGCTGCCGGGCACGCTCGCGCAGGGACTTGTCCTCGGAGAGATGAATCGCGCGCAACGCTTCGTCCTCGGAGATAAGCCCATGCGCGGCAAGCAGATCCGCGGGCAGCGGATCTGGCACCGGATCCAGCACGGCCAGCGCCTGGCGCACACAGCGGAAGATGTCCCAGGTCTGCAGTTTCGTGCTGGCCGGATAGATCGGGTAGAAGCTCCGCTCGAACTCCTCCATCGCCAACTCGCCGCTGACGGCCTGCGATGCGTCGGCGATGTTGCGCAGCGATCTGGTGCCGTGGTTCTTGCCGTCCGGCGAGTCGAGGATGAGGAAGGCCGGATGGGTGAGCTGCATGACCCCGTTGAAGTAGCCAACCTCGCCGGACAGCATCACCCTGGTCTTGGGAGTGAGCTGGGTGCTGATCCAGCCTGCGTTGAAGAATGTGGCCGTCACCTTGTTGCGGCCGGTACCGACGGTGATGCGATGAAATTTCTGCGGCTTGCGCTTCTGTCTCGGGTCGTCATTCTTCGTCTTGTTGTTCTTCATCTCCTTGGTCACCGCGTCCGAGATGACGTCGACGATGGTGATGTGCTGGCCGGCCTCGGGGCGTTCGTCCGCGGCGCCCCGCACCTGGGCGCCCTCCACGTAGCTGCGCGGGTAGTGCCGCAGCAGGTCGCCGACGGTGCGGATGCCGAACACCTCGTCGAGCCGATCGGCGGATTTGCCGCCGATGGCGAGGTCGAGACGATCGTCGAGGCAGACCACTACTCCACCCCGATCAGCAGCACGTCGCCGCGGTGGCCGGTGCGGTAGACCACCAGCTCACTGCCGGGGTGGTGGTCGTGCATGTGCCGTTCCAGCACCTCCTCGATGACAGCGGCCTGCTGGTCGCCGAGACCGGTGCCGACCAGCACGGTGATCAGATCCCCGCCGGACGCCATCAGCAGATCGAGCAGGCCGATCGCCGCCGCGGCGACGTCGCCGGCCACGATCAGCACCTCGTCCCCGGCGATGCCCAGCCCGTCCCCTGCCTTGCAGGGCCCGGCCCAGGTCAGCGCGTTCTCGGTGGCCAGCCGGACCGATCCGTGCCGGGCCGCCCCGGCGGCACGGGCCATGGTGTAGCCGTCGTCGACGGCTTGGCGGCCGGGATCGTGCACGGCCAGCGCGGCCAGCCCCTGCACCATCGAACCCGTGGGCACCGGCACCACGTCTACACCCCAGCCGATCGCCGCGGTACATCCCGCCACCAGCTCCTCGGCCGCTACGTAGCCGTTGGGCAGCACGATGACCTGCGCGGCGCCGCTGTCGACGACGGCGCGCACCAGTTGGTGGGCGCTGATGCCCGCACCGGGATCCTCCGGGGCCGGCCGCAGCACGCAGGCGCCCTCTCCGGCGAACAACGCCTCGGCCCCGTCGCCGTCGACGACGGCAACCACCGCACGTTCGCGGGTCCAGCTGCCTGCGGGTAGGCCGGTGGCCCCCGAACTGAGCGCCGAGACGACGATCCGGCTCAACTGGCCGGCGGCGATGCCGGCCTGGATGGCGGCGCCGGCGTCGTCGGTGTGGACGTGCACGGAGTGACTGTCCGGCGGCGCGGCGGCGATGGCCACCGAGTCACCCAACTCCGCCAGCCTCTCCCGCAGGGTGTCCGCCGCGGCCTCGTCGGCACCGGTCAGCTGGTACATCACCTCGAACTGCGGCGCCCGGCGGCGGACCGCCCCACCGACGGCCGCCGATCGCGGTGCCGGCTCGTAGACCGGCCGGGCGGGCGCTGCGCCGGTGATCGTCGAACACAGCGAATCCAGCAGGACCAACAGGCCCCGCCCCCCGGCGTCCACCACGCCGGCGTCGGCCAGGACGTCGAGTTGCTCGGTGGTCTTCTCCAGCGCCACCACCGCGGCGTCGCAGGCAGCGACGACGGTGCGACCCAGGCTTTCGCCGTCGGCGGCACGCTGGGTGGCCGCACCGGCGGCCGCCCGCAGCACCGAGACGATGGTGCCCGGCACCTCGTCGCCGCCCATGGAGGTGACCACCAGTTCGACGCCGCGCCACAGTGCGGCCGCCAGGGTCTCCGCGTCGATCGCCGCCAGTGCGCCCCCGGCGGCCGCGTGCGCCGTCGCGTCGGCCAGACCGCGCAGGATCTGCGACAGGATCACCCCCGAGTTGCCGCGGGCGCCGTTGAGCGCGCCCGCCGACAACGCGGCCGCCACCCGGTCCACGTCCCGGCTGCCGCGGCTGGCTTCGGCATCGGCCTCGGCCAGCGCGGAACGCATGGTGAACAGCATGTTTGCACCGGTGTCGGAGTCGGCGACGGGGAACACGTTGAGCCGGTTGATCTCGTCGATGTGGGTGATCAGGTCGCTCACCACGGTGTGCGCCCAGTCCCGCAGGGCCGGGCCGTCCAGCCGGCGGTCCCGGTCCCGATCCCGGCCCAGATCCTCGTTGACCAACCCGACCCCACCTCCTCCGCCGTGCTCGACTGGGCTTGACGGTGCTCAAGCGCGCTTGACCGGGCGATTTCCGAGGCCCCGATGCGCGCTAGCGTAACCTCGGGCCCGCCGGCCCGTGAGCCAGCCGAAAGCCTATCCAGCCGGGCCGACAGCACTGGTCACCGTCGGTCGAGGTGGCGCCGGCCGTTTTGGATAATGCCTACTGAAGTCGGTATTGTGGGACGGCCTGGGTCAGCCCGGGCTACTTCCGGCTCAGGCCGGCCGACCCGACGGGCGTCGCCGGACCCCAGCAACAGACTTGAGGAGTTAGAACCATGGCCGCTGTGTGCGATATCTGCGGGAAAGGCCCCGGCTTCGGTAAGTCGGTGTCGCACTCCCACCGGCGCACCAGCCGCCGGTGGGACCCCAACGTCCAGACCGTGCACGCCGTGACCCGCCCCGGCGGCAACAAGCAGCGGCTCAACGTCTGCACCTCGTGCATCA
The nucleotide sequence above comes from Mycobacterium kiyosense. Encoded proteins:
- a CDS encoding 50S ribosomal protein L28; translated protein: MAAVCDICGKGPGFGKSVSHSHRRTSRRWDPNVQTVHAVTRPGGNKQRLNVCTSCIKAGKVTRG